CGCCGGCCCCGGCTGGGGACTGGCTCACGGATATTGACTGCGCCCGCGATACAAACTCATCGCGGCGAGACCCATTCAAACGCCGGGCACCGACAAGTGGGTTAAGCGTGGATGAGAACCCGGTCCCAGCCCTCGACGGCCTCCGGGCTGCGCGGGCCCGGGCCCACGTAGATGGCCGATGGGCGCACCAGCTTGCCGAGCCGCTTCTGCTCGAGAATGTGCGCGCACCAGCCCGCGGTGCGCCCGCAGGTGAACATCGCCGGCATCATGTTGGCCGGCACCTCGGCGAAGTCCAGGATGACCGCGGCCCAGAACTCGACGTTGGTCTCGATCGCCCGGTCCGGACGCCGCTCGCGCAGCTCGGCCAGGGCCGCCTGCTCCAGCGCGACCGCGACCTCATGGCGCGGCGCTTTGAGTCGCTCGGCGGTGGCGCGCAGTACTCGCGCCCGGGGGTCTTCCGCGCGGTAAACGCGGTGCCCGAATCCCATCAGCTTGTCGCCGCTGTCCAGGATCTTCTTGACCAGACCTCGCGCGTCACCGGTGCGCTCGACCTCTTCGATCATCGGCAACACCCGCGCCGGCGCGCCACCGTGCAGCGGACCGCTCATCGCCCCGATCGCCCCCGACAACGCGGCGGCGACGTCGGCGCCGGTGGACGCGATCACCCGCGCGGTGAACGTCGAGGCGTTCATGCCGTGCTCGGCAGCCGACACCCAATACGCGTCGATGGCCTCGACGTGCCGCGGGTCGGGCTCACCCTGCCAGCGGGTCATGAAACGTGCTGTGACGGTTGGGCATTCATCGATCACCCGCTGCGGCACCGCCGGCTGGTAGATTCCTCGCGCGGACTGCGCGACATAGGACAGTGCCATTACCGACGCCCGGGCCAGCTGGTCGCGGGCGAGGCTCTCATCGGTGTCGAGCAGCGGCTTGTAGCCCCAGATCGGTGCCAGCATCGCCAGCCCCGCCTGAACGTCGACGCGCACATCGCCGGTGTGGATCGGCAACGGGAACGGCTCGGCGGGCGGCAAACCGTGGCCGAACCTACCGTCGACCAGAAGAGCCCAGACATCGCCGAAAGTCACCTGCTGATTCACCAGATCTTGGATGTTGACGCCGCGGTAGCGCAGCGCGCCGCCGTCTTTATCCGGTTCGGCGATCTCGGTGGTGAAGGCCACGACGCCCTCGAGACCGGGGACAAAATTTTCCGGGACAACAGACATAGGAAAATTCTTGCACCTCGGCTTCTTGCCGACGCTACCGGCCGGTAGCTACCGCCGGTAGCGTTGGTCCGATGGCCGGACCAGACCCCTTGACGGACCGAGATCACCTGCAACGGATGCGCGTGGAATACGGGTCGGCGGAGCGCGACGGCAGCTCCGATCTCGACGCCTCCTGGCTCGACGAGGGATGGGTTGCGCTGCTGCGGGCGTGGATTGAAGACGCCGAACGTTTCGGGGTCTCCGAGCCCAACGCGCTGGTGCTGGCGACGGTCGCGGACGGCAAGCCGATGAGCCGCACGGTGCTGTGCAAGAGCGTCGATGAGACCGGCATCACCTTCTTCACCAACTACGACTCGGCCAAGGGCGTCGAGCTGGCCGAGACGCCGTACGCGTCGGCGACCTTTCCCTGGTACCTGCTGGGGCGCCAGGTGCACGTCCGCGGCGCGGTGACCAAGGTCGACCCGCAGAACACCGCGGACTACTGGTCCAAGCGGCCGCGCGGCTCACAGCTGGGCGCGTGGGCCTCGCATCAGTCGCAGCCGATTGCATCCCGGGCGGCGCTGCTCGATCAGCTCGCCGAAGTGACCGCCCGGTTCGCCGATTCCGAGAGCGTCCCGGTGCCGCCGAACTGGGGTGGGTACCTGATCGCGCCCGAGGCGGTGGAGTTCTGGCAGGGCCGGGAAAACCGGCTGCATAACCGCATTCGGGTCGCCGGCGGCCGCGTGGAACGCCTGCAGCCCTGATCACATGCGAAGCTCATCTGTGAGGCCTAACACCGCACGATAAGGCGCGGTTCACCTCAAGGAAAGCGGTGCGGTCAGCAGACCCGACCCCGGGCAGGCGCATCGCCGCGAGAACGACTACCTTCAGCTGTACGCACCTAGTCAGGCGCAGCCATACCAGCCAGAGCGCAAAGGGGTTCTCGTGGCCGACACCGACGACACCGCAAATCTGAAGTACCCAGGCGGTGAGATCGACCTGCAGATCGTCAAAGCCACCGAAGGCGCCGACGGTATTGCTCTTGGTCCGCTGTTGTCCAAGACCGGCTACACGACGTTCGACAACGGCTTCGTCAACACGTCCGCGTGCAAGAGCTCGATCACGTACATCGACGGTGACGCCGGCATCCTGCGTTACCGCGGTTACCCGATCGATCAGCTCGCCGAGAAGTCGACCTTCCTCGAGGTCTCCTACTTGCTGATCTACGGCGAGTTGCCCACCACCGACCAGCTGGCCGACTTCACCAAGCGAATCCAGCTGCACACGATGCTGCACGAGGACCTCAAGCGGTTCTTCGACGGCTTCCCGCGCAACGCGCACCCGATGCCGGTGTTGTCCAGCGCCGTCAACGCGCTGTCGGCGTACTACCCCGATTCGCTGGACCCGATGGACACCGAGGACGTCGAGCTGTCGACGATCCGGTTGCTGGCCAAGCTGCCGACGATCGCCGCCTACGCCTACAAGAAGTCGGTCGGCCAGCCGTTCCTCTACCCGGACAACTCGATGTCGCTGGTGGAGAACTTCCTGCGGATGACGTTCGGGCTGCCCGCCGAGCCGTACCAGGCCGACCCCGAGGTGGTTCGGGCGCTGGACATGCTGCTGATCCTGCACGCCGACCACGAGCAGAACTGCTCGACGTCGACGGTTCGGCTGGTGGGGTCCTCGCAGGCCAACCTGTTCACCTCGATCTCGGGCGGCATCAACGCGCTGTGGGGGCCGCTGCACGGCGGCGCCAACCAGGCCGTGCTCGAGATGCTTCAGCAGATCCGCGAAAG
The Mycobacterium sp. 050128 genome window above contains:
- the pdxH gene encoding pyridoxamine 5'-phosphate oxidase, encoding MAGPDPLTDRDHLQRMRVEYGSAERDGSSDLDASWLDEGWVALLRAWIEDAERFGVSEPNALVLATVADGKPMSRTVLCKSVDETGITFFTNYDSAKGVELAETPYASATFPWYLLGRQVHVRGAVTKVDPQNTADYWSKRPRGSQLGAWASHQSQPIASRAALLDQLAEVTARFADSESVPVPPNWGGYLIAPEAVEFWQGRENRLHNRIRVAGGRVERLQP
- a CDS encoding citrate synthase 2; this translates as MSVVPENFVPGLEGVVAFTTEIAEPDKDGGALRYRGVNIQDLVNQQVTFGDVWALLVDGRFGHGLPPAEPFPLPIHTGDVRVDVQAGLAMLAPIWGYKPLLDTDESLARDQLARASVMALSYVAQSARGIYQPAVPQRVIDECPTVTARFMTRWQGEPDPRHVEAIDAYWVSAAEHGMNASTFTARVIASTGADVAAALSGAIGAMSGPLHGGAPARVLPMIEEVERTGDARGLVKKILDSGDKLMGFGHRVYRAEDPRARVLRATAERLKAPRHEVAVALEQAALAELRERRPDRAIETNVEFWAAVILDFAEVPANMMPAMFTCGRTAGWCAHILEQKRLGKLVRPSAIYVGPGPRSPEAVEGWDRVLIHA
- a CDS encoding citrate synthase — protein: MADTDDTANLKYPGGEIDLQIVKATEGADGIALGPLLSKTGYTTFDNGFVNTSACKSSITYIDGDAGILRYRGYPIDQLAEKSTFLEVSYLLIYGELPTTDQLADFTKRIQLHTMLHEDLKRFFDGFPRNAHPMPVLSSAVNALSAYYPDSLDPMDTEDVELSTIRLLAKLPTIAAYAYKKSVGQPFLYPDNSMSLVENFLRMTFGLPAEPYQADPEVVRALDMLLILHADHEQNCSTSTVRLVGSSQANLFTSISGGINALWGPLHGGANQAVLEMLQQIRESGDDVSEFVRKVKNREEGVKLMGFGHRVYKNYDPRARIVKEQADKILAKLGGDPLLDIAKQLEEAALTDDYFIERKLYPNVDFYTGLIYRALGFPVRMFTVLFALGRLPGWIAHWREMHDEGDSKIGRPRQIYTGYTERDYAPIDGR